Within the Hyalangium gracile genome, the region GGGGTCGTCGCGGTGGTGGAGGAAGCAGGTCAGCCCGGTCCGGGGGTCGTCGGAGGTGCGGGCGACCACGATGAAGTGGGACGCCGCCGCAGCCCCGGTGATGAACCACTTGCGGCCGGTGATGAACCAGGTGTCGCCCTTCTTCTCGGCGCGGGTGAGCATCATGCCTCCCGGGTCGGAGCCGGAGCCGGGACGGGGCTCTGTCATGGCGAATGAGCTGCGCACCGCGCCATCGACGATGGGCTGCAGCCAGCGCTCCTTCTGCTCGGGGGTGCCCACCTTCTCCAGCAGCATCATGTTGCCGTCGTCGGGCGCGGCGGCGTTGAAGCAGACGGGGCCGAAGATGGAGCGGTTCATCTCCTCATAGAGGGCAGCCATCCCGACGACGCCGAGCCCCAGGCCACCGCGCGCCCTGGGCATCTGCGGCGCCCAGAGCCCGGCCTCCTTGACCCTGGCGCGGACCGCCCGTAGCGCGTCCTCGTGGATGTTCTCGTGGTCGTCCCGGGCGGTGGGGTCGCTCTCCAGCGGGATGATGTGGGTCTCGACGAAGGCGCGCACGCGGGCACGCAGAGCGTCGACTTCGGGGGACAGGGAAAAGTCCATGTGCGGCTCCTCAGAGGGAACTGACGAGATGGCCGCCATCCACCGCCAGGACCGCGCCGGTCATGTAGGCGGCGGCGTCCGAGCAGAGCAGCAGCAGCGGCCCATCGAGGTCGGCGAGTTGTCCCAGACGGCGCTGCGGGATGCGCTGGATCAGCGCCTTGCCCGCCTCGGTCTGGAAGAAGTCACGGTTGAGGTCGGTCTCGATATAGCCGGGGCACAGCGCGTTGACCTGGATGCGGTAGCGAGCCCACTCCAGGGCCAGCGCCTGGGTGAGCTGGATGAGGCCCGCCTTGGCCGCGGCGTAGTGGGACAGCATCCCGGCGACGCGCAGGCCCAGGATGGAGGCGACGTTGACGATGGTGCCGGGGCGCCCGGCGGCCTTCAGGCGCCGCGCC harbors:
- a CDS encoding SDR family NAD(P)-dependent oxidoreductase → MGLTCSLHGRNVLITGASSGLGRHFASTLGAAGATVVLAARRESLLQDTVADLRARGMSAHAVALDVRDPASVSAAFDAAASAAGVIDVVINNAGVTSTAPALDISHDEWSRVLDTNLTGCFTVAQQAARRLKAAGRPGTIVNVASILGLRVAGMLSHYAAAKAGLIQLTQALALEWARYRIQVNALCPGYIETDLNRDFFQTEAGKALIQRIPQRRLGQLADLDGPLLLLCSDAAAYMTGAVLAVDGGHLVSSL
- a CDS encoding acyl-CoA dehydrogenase family protein, whose amino-acid sequence is MDFSLSPEVDALRARVRAFVETHIIPLESDPTARDDHENIHEDALRAVRARVKEAGLWAPQMPRARGGLGLGVVGMAALYEEMNRSIFGPVCFNAAAPDDGNMMLLEKVGTPEQKERWLQPIVDGAVRSSFAMTEPRPGSGSDPGGMMLTRAEKKGDTWFITGRKWFITGAAAASHFIVVARTSDDPRTGLTCFLHHRDDPGWRIERRIPIMGPEEHGGHCELVYEGLEVPDANRLMNVGDGLKATQIRLGTARLTHCMRWLGLARRALEIGGEYVRDRLAFGQTLAEHESVQTLLGDAALQIEIGRLLTMKAAWKLDAGDFARKEVSMAKIVVADALHQAIDTAIQLNGARGYSKDTPLEWMYRYARQARLVDGASEVHKMVLFRSLQKEGRDFWSWGV